The Cervus elaphus chromosome 32, mCerEla1.1, whole genome shotgun sequence region tCAGTCCGAGATTAACTTTGGTATTTGGCCCTGACCTCCCCTGTGCTCCCCTGTTCCTACAATAATAACAAGCTCTCAAGCCCAGGACTGCTGCAAAGTGGAGCTGATGTTTATACAGAGCTTTGAGAGTCTTGGCAGGGACGTGCTGTGTGAACACTGGATACTGTTTCTCATCTCCTGCTATagaaaggcagagacaggaggtTAATCTCCAACCCCAGGGTTTCACAGAGAGAAGGGAAGTGACCAGAAAGCCTCACAGCCCCTTAGAGAGCAGGACAGAGGATGTGGGCTCTGAATCCTCATCCTGATTCAGCTGACTTTAGCACGAGCAATGACGCTGTGGCGTGGGGCTCAGCTGGCATCGTGGTGGACCACGTCCTGCTGGAAATTCGGTGAGCCCCTTTGATGGGCATGTTGGCAGGGACAGCATCTCTAGTTCCCGGGGTCTGACCTCAGAAAGACACTGAGGTTGTAAGGAATGTCTCTCCAGTCCTGCAAAGGAGCACAGCCAGTGAAGGATGGTCCAGGAGTGGAACTCTAATTCGATATTCaatgcattctctctctctctctctctctctctttctctctcggGTACCCCCAAGAGAGTCCCACTGACCATGAGTCCCACTTGCCCCCCATTCTTTACTGGTCAAGAACGCACCCTGAATCCACTGGAGCTAATTTTATATCCTCCTCGAGGACTCAGACGTGCccctcattcatccatccactcacaTCTGCTCTTCATCCTGGAACAGCATCCTCAGTAGCCTGCTCCCTCCTCCGTGGTACCCACTGCCCCTTCCTGCCCTCTGTCCCAGCTACAGTGTTATCCAATCAGAACCTCCTTCCCTGTCTACTCACTGTCCCCCATCTTTTCACCCAAACCGCCCCCTTTGTGGCAGGGAGCACAGGGTGATGGTTTGCCTGTTAGTTCATGGGTTCtagaatcttccctggtggctcagttaggtaaagagtctccctgcagtgcaggagacccgggtttgatccctgggttgggatccctggagaaggggatggcaacccactccagcagtcttgcctggaaaatcccatggacagagaagcctggcatgggccccaggccatggggtcgcaaaaagtcaacacaactgaacgactgacgCACACACTCCCCACCAGGAGTTCCCACAGAAAGGAGTGTGAGTCTGTCTGGGGGGCAGAAAGAGGACTGAATGTTCTATCACGGGTTCTGGTCTGAGGCAGCCCTGGGCTAGGAGGACAAGGCGTCCCTGCTCAGAGCTGGTATAAGCCTCGCATATTTGTGGGATGGATTAATTTCCCCCAAATATCAAGCTTCCTGAAGCTTGGCCTCTGGACTCCCTCGGGCCACAGCTGTCCATCCTGCTGCTGGAGGTGAGATGGGCAAGACAGATCTTTCCAACGGAACCGTCTCTCCCCTGGGGCTTGGCCCATTGCCCTGAGCATAGTCTGCACAGCTGCTGTGTTTGTGGAGATTTGCCCCCGGAATCTGAGCTCCCCACCTTCTTCCTTGGCTTCGATGAAGGTGACCAGTTCCTATCGAAGAGAGACTGAATTCCAGAAGCAGCAGATTGATTTGGAGATCTTTAGGTTCCAAGCGGAGACACTGTGGGTTTGGACTCACTGACTCTGTGCTCACTTAACACTGATATTAAAGACGGAGCCAGAGTGTAAGATACCAGTTCCAGTCAGTCTGCCCAAACATGTGTCTGTCCCCAAGGCTCATCGCCTGCAGCTTGCTCCCTTTGCTGTCgctgtttggtcgctcagtcgtgtccgactccttgcgaccccacggactgcagcacgccaggtttccctgtccttcaccaactcctggagtccactcaaactcatgtccattgagtcggtgatgccatccaaccatctcatcctctgtcacccccttctccttttgctttcaatctttcccagcctcagagtcttttccagtgagttggctcttgacatcaggtgcccaaagcaCTGGAACCTCAGTTTcatcttcagtccttccaatgaatattcagcattgatttccttaaggtttgattggtttgatctttttgctgtccaagggactctcaggaatcttctccagcaccacaattcaaaagcatcaattttttggcgctcaaccttctttatggttcaactctcacatccatacatgactactggaaaaaccatagcttcgactgtatggacctttgtcagcaaagtgatgtctctgctttttaatatgctgtctaggtttgtcctagctttctttccagggagcaagtgtcttttaatttcgtggctgcaatcaccatccacagtgattttggagcccaagaaaataaaatctgtcactatttccactgttcccTGCTTGAggtctattttatatgtaaaaacatacttttcatatatataaagaactaaaaCCTCAGTcattagaaaacaaacaacccaattaaagaATATGCAGAGGACTTAACAACcacttcaccaaagaaaatgTATGGATGACAGATAAGCACATGAAGAAAAGCTCAATGTCatttagtcattaggaaaatgtatAGCAAAAGCCATAATGAGATACTCACTTTAcaactattataaatatttcagtgtgatTGTACCCAGGACTGGAGATGATGCCAGACAGCTGGAATGCTCATGCATTGCTAGTGGGAACAGAAAATGATCCAGCCACTCGGTGTcatataaagttaaacatacactcaCCCTATGACCCTGCcatccactcctaggtatttacccaagagaaaagaaaatgcttttcacCCCCAAACCTACAAAATTTTTATAGGCACTTTATTTATAATCACTAAGAATTGGAATGAATCCAGATATTTTacctggtgaatggataaaaaaaaaaattgtggtataTCCCCACAGTGGAATACTTCTCactaataaaaaatgaacaaccTACCTAGAATCCAAAAAGGTATTTCAATAGGTAAAAGAAGTCAGGATGGAAAGCCCATTGACTGTGATTCCATTCTCTGGCATTGTGGAAAGGCAACATTATAGGATCAGAAAGCAGAGCGGTGGttgccagggatgggggaggtgggagggtcgATTACAAAGCGCAGCCTAAGGAAATTGGGGGCAGTGAAGCTGTTCTGGTATCTTGATGGTGATCATGATTATCCAGCTACTTGATtctagaactggacacagaagagtgaattttattgtatgtaaatgttttaaatgtaaaagtgaaaacaaaccaCAAATGCTGCTCTGGGTTCCCTTCAACGTTTCTGAGATTCAGACTTGCTGCTGATGGTAGAAGTCTCCTTGCATTAGTCACTGTTGTGTtcaaccctttgagaccccatggactgcagcccgccaggctcctctgtctatggaattctccaggcaagaatactggagtgggttgccaagcctcCTCAGCAGGAGACAAATTTATTCATAGGAAGGAAATCGTATTTGCTTTTCAAAGTGGGCAGacgaagaggaagaagagagaagctTGTGAGTACCGAGTAAGCATGGTAAATGCTTTATTAGTTTGAGCTCTTAAACTGTCAGTCTTCATATGCATGGTTTTCCATAAGTAGTCATGCAGTTTTTCTTAATCCTTTAGAGTGTAGCGTTCTAAAGTccctatctttttaaatttggtgTTCAAGGGTCAAGCCTCACAAATATTGTCTAAGAGAGACGGTGTCTCATCTGGAGTGTATCATTCCATCCTTTTCCAGGCATCATGCATATTTCAATACTGTACCATCTAGTGAATCATCCATCTGCTGACTCCTGATTTTTTAATGACAAAGTTGGCATCACTGGGCTCCAGGGAGCCTCATACTGGGCACACCCTTCTGTCTTTCTGAAATGTCATTTAATATTATCCTGCATTATTCCTCAACTGTCCACATGACAGATGGTGGGATAATTCACTTTCAGGTCAGATTTCATAAGATGCTGGATTCCAAATCTTTTTAAGTCCACTTCTACTGCAATTGGGTCATCCATACATCATCCTTTTGACCTTCATAACCCAATCAATTAATGGTTTTGTTAATCTGGATCCTTCAGCCCCTGTAAACCATGCTAAATGATTTCATTCTATTATGAGGAAAAATATGCAAGCTAACAACATTTAGCAATGTAATTTAAAACTGGATTTGGTGCTTCACAGAATAAGAACAGATTAGAATGTAAAAGGAAattcttggaaaatatttttccattggaTAAAACTTATAATGTCCTCAGTAGTCAGCAGATACTGGATACTTCATATTAACATATTGTGAGGATCTTTGTCCAAGACTCTTGATTGATATTCAAGATAATTTATATCCATTTTCATGAGATAACAACATCACTGGATGGACCAACTCTCCAAGAATAAACTGAGTTAGAGCtgtctttgctttccttttgtttcttcagaGAAAATAGGCTGAAAACAAATAGGTCACAAATCAGTGAAGTTTGTTGCTGAGCCTCTGTCATTTGTGAGGTAGTCAAGGCAATTTTGGAATTCCCTGGCTGGACAGGTGTGAGAGTCTAGACCTTCAAACACCAGGCTGGCTTGTGTATATCTTCAACTGCCCTGAGTCAGGGCCATAGGCCTAAAGCAgatgaatttctcttttaaaacaaaacatgagATTCATAAATTAACATAAACTCGAAGATTCCAAACTCGAACTGATTTTTCAGGataaaattattctgaaataattttattaatttatattcatttccaCACAGGAATGGACAGACCACAAGTTACGCTGGAATCCGGATGAATTCGGTGGGATTCATTCGATTAAAGTTCCGTCAGAATCTCTCTGGCTTCCTGACATAGTTCTCTTTGAAAAGTAAGTATCACAAGAAAAAGCCGCTAGTCCGATGAGGAATGGAAATAGAAAAACCCAACTGTGCCAAAATAATTAAGATAAAGGTACAACCTTGAGGAGAGAACTGTTTGTTCCTTTCGGAAATCTTGTTGGATGCTGGGAtaggaaaggaataaaatacaaatagGACAGGGATGGTGGGGGGGaaaaggggggggggtgctgCTAATCTGTGTTAGACCAACAGTCCAGCGAACCGTCTTTCCACAGCGCAGACGGCCGGTTCGAAGGCTCGCTCATGACCAAGGCTGTCGTCAGATCGGACGGCACCGTGGTGTGGACGCCTCCCGCCAGCTACAAGAGTTCCTGCGCCATGGACGTCACCTTCTTCCCGTTCGACCGGCAGAACTGCTCCATGAAGTTCGGCTCCTGGACTTACGACGGGGCCATGGTGGACCTGGTCCTCACAGACGAGAACGTGGACCGCAAGGACTTCTTCGACAACGGAGAGTGGGAGATCCTGAACGCCAAGGGCACGGCCGGGGGCCGGAGGGACGGCGCCTACTGGTACCCGTTCATCAGCTACTCCTTCGTGCTGCGCCGCCTGCCGCTGTTCTACACGCTCTTCCTCATCATCCCCTGCCTGGGGCTGTCCTTCCTGACCGTGCTGGTCTTCTACTTGCCTTCCGACGAGGGCGAGAAGCTCTCCTTATCCACCTCTGTCCTGGTTTCCCTGACGGTCTTCCTCCTGGTGATTGAGGAGATCATCCCGTCTTCCTCCAAGGTCATCCCGCTCATCGGGGAGTACCTCCTGTTCATCATGGTCTTCGTCACCCTGTCCATCATCGTCACCGTGTTTGTCATCAACGTCCACCACAGATCCTCCGCCACCTACCACCCCATGGCCCCCTGGGTTAAGCGGCTCTTTCTGCAAACCCTTCCTAAGTTACTCTGCATGAAGGACCACGTGGATCGCTACTCTCTCCCGGGTAAAGAGGAGAGGAAACCCGCCGTGAGAGGTCAAGTCTtcgaaagaaaaaaacaaaagcagatgaGTGATGGAGAAAAAGTGCTGGTTGCTTTCCTGGAAAAGGCGGCAGATTCCATCAGATACATTTCCAGCCACGTGAAGAAGGAGCATTTCATCAGCCAGGTGAGGGAACAGTTGGGAGAGCCGACTGAGATTTTTAATGTCTGTCTGCAACAGACGGGGTCCCTGTTTCACAAGTGACCTTATCAGCTACCTGCTTGATATGCATATAAGGGCTTCACACAAGCCCTGACACAGAATAGGGACTTCAGTATGAATTTTCAGGGAGACCTTCACAAAAACAGAATGAGCAAAAGAGAAGCAACTCTAGATTAAGCAAGACTCCTTCTCATTAGATGTGATTCTACTTAAATAATTCAGTTCTACATTGAAGTTGTTTGTCCAGGTCTCTGgtctcttatttcatttttatgggatGATGGATAGCTCTATTCAGAATATTTggaaatcagaaaacagaaagaagcttTATATTAATACAAAAACATGATGTAACAAGTATTTAGTTCACAGATTTAGTTTTTAAGATGTGGAAAGGATGTGGATTTCCGACTCAAAACAGTCCTGCTTGCAGATGCTACCCATGTTCCACGTGACTTGAGAAAAACTACTTAGCTTGAACTTGTGTTCTGAACTCTCCCTTGAAGGGAGGCATTACTGACATCAAGTACAAAATATGTGCCATGTGCCCGTAACACATGGTCTCATGATGTGCGGACAATAAACATTAATCCtcatctctcttctctccatccctccctcctctaAATGGTCCTTCccctgagaaagacaaatattatttgACATATAAATACTTAGCACAAATGGGAGTCTGCTGCTTAAAAAGAGTTAATATTTATACCAGTTTATACAGTTCCATTATTTTACTCTAAAATCAATGAAAAGTAGTGCCAACAGCCTAATGCCATAAACAAACTTAAGAAAGAATAGGTTTTTCAACAAACATCTTCTGTATTTTATATGGGCACTGCCTAGAACCTCCTCTCTCTTACAATTTGTCGTTTTTTAAATCcactgaaaaagaatttttaaaagcactggGGAAAAAATTGCTGCTATGGAACAAGCATTTCAGCtattaagattttttatttctttatttacatcttttagaaattcaaacacaaaaatttaaacagttttttatagactttcctggtgatccagtggttaagatttccaaagcaggggatatgggtttgatccctggtcagacagctaagaccccacatgccttgtggccaaaataaataaataaataaataccgaagtaatgttgtaacaaattcaaaaagactTTAATAGTAGGTCACatcaaaactaaaatatttttaaaatttttttaataaaaactagcttttaaaaaaattataaaaataacacatcATTGACATAAGGAATTGGGAAAATATGAAGCATTTAAGATGATTCATATCACTAATAATCCTCCACTTAaggctgacattttaaaaattaaatgtgtttatttttaattggaggataattgctttacaatattgtgctggtttctgccatatatcaacatgaatcagccgcaagtatacatatgtcccctcccttttggacctccctcccacctcccaccccatcccacccctctacatTGTCGCAGAGCTCCAGATTTGAGCTCCTGCATCATACAGTGAATTTTCACTGGCTGTCTAATtatacatatggtagtgtatatgttccaatgctactctctcaactcatcccaccctctccttccccaccgtgtccacagtctgttctctctgtctgcgtctccactgctgccctgcaaacagatTCATCAGtgtcatctttctagattccatatatatgcgttaatatatgatatttgacACTTAACATTTTCATCTTCTTCGTGGTTTCCCCTAAGGTTGTATTTCTAAACCTCTACGTGTGCAACATTTTCAAGTTCTACATCCTCATTTATGTTCCATCTAGAACAGCAGGCATCCTGCTCAGCACTGTTTTTACCAAATCCCCAGGCAGTAGGAATGGGACATTTATTTTCCCTTGAAAGATCGCAGGCCTGGTCTCTGAGACTCCCCCAGCCCGCAGCTTGTCCTGGTCTGGCCTGGCCCTCCCAGGCTGCAGACCAGTCTCCCAACCCCCCTTCCTGCAGAGGGGCTaggtctcctctgtccctcaccacTTCCTGTCATCTCCGCCAGGAGTGTCCCCCGTAGCCCCACCCAGCTGTGGAATGGGGGAAAAGAGGTCACTGAAATAAGTGACCACACAGATCCTTAATTTATAAATTCGTGCTATATTTCCTATGTCATGTCAGGAAGCATCACAGTAGGAGATGCTGGCTTTTTATTCGCGTAAAAATCAGGCCTTTTCTGCTTTAGTCAGTAATGTTTACAACTGCATCAGTGattctgttgtttctgttttacgtCCTCGATGTTCCCCTGAACTTGAGCTACACGCCGTTTTCTTGGGCATCAACCATGAGGTCCCAGGAAACCGATGTCTCAGGGGAGGTACCAGGTGCATTGGGAAAACCGCAGGGCTGTGATCCGAATAGGACTCCTCTGAAGTCCCTGAACTCAGAACAGCGTGCAGCATCCTGAATGGAAGGTGTCTCTTTCTCTTCGGCAGGTGGTGCAAGACTGGAAGTTCGCAGCTCAAGTTCTCGACCGGATCTTCCTGTGGCTCTTTCTGATCGCCTC contains the following coding sequences:
- the CHRNB3 gene encoding neuronal acetylcholine receptor subunit beta-3, with product MLAAFILVLSALGVTHSAAAGLKSIAEEEDELLRHLFQGYQKWVRPVLHSNDTIKVYFGLKISQLVDVDEKNQLMTTNVWLKQEWTDHKLRWNPDEFGGIHSIKVPSESLWLPDIVLFENADGRFEGSLMTKAVVRSDGTVVWTPPASYKSSCAMDVTFFPFDRQNCSMKFGSWTYDGAMVDLVLTDENVDRKDFFDNGEWEILNAKGTAGGRRDGAYWYPFISYSFVLRRLPLFYTLFLIIPCLGLSFLTVLVFYLPSDEGEKLSLSTSVLVSLTVFLLVIEEIIPSSSKVIPLIGEYLLFIMVFVTLSIIVTVFVINVHHRSSATYHPMAPWVKRLFLQTLPKLLCMKDHVDRYSLPGKEERKPAVRGQVFERKKQKQMSDGEKVLVAFLEKAADSIRYISSHVKKEHFISQVVQDWKFAAQVLDRIFLWLFLIASVTGSVLIFTPALKMWLHSYH